One stretch of Clavelina lepadiformis chromosome 6, kaClaLepa1.1, whole genome shotgun sequence DNA includes these proteins:
- the LOC143462845 gene encoding uncharacterized protein LOC143462845 isoform X1, with protein sequence MDNQMTVTYCPNDGKYLAQTSPYPIESSSLLPSDITWVQQMTNGAAVYVPVYTVNESHQQIYQYYPQPGYGPYEYRPGAHICQPRPFIQYQATYHQLPVACPMLGHNATFMTEQSVERSKLVGKVRNSFSTTSSSDECKQTRKVITHEQESPKVYQIPKRETRCDSADSGISDSPSSLRSSGSWSSDDSNLDSDSSEQIKAEQNRILSTNNESSDCDMKTDPFVTSTEDKENYDHCWTVVDDDKYWAQQRHRIPDNFTLNAIAKQVDYYLSDDYLVKDKYLLRQIRCKKDGYISIKLITSFKKVKKLTRDWAVVRSAIVRKSSTIFVSSEGLRVRRKTNLSEYLRKPRLLTSVLVIRLPDEYNSVDRVTSLFNNFGEIEYVRLLRADREVPADLRNYATQVHDIGVSLCAIIDFESAEDALTAVRVLKFFQRQTGSSMDGERQEEGVTSQDEPSLATIKFKEILKDLPALQDMRLALLGPRVRRTLYRQDRLGGDQSQNPSSFKPPRSFLASDLELKHKANLGREDSVTDTAFDFSRKPKIEPRHLSNYCYITKHNSLSHNFSCRRSAVKGTSYKVIPNQCYVIRQPRGPDQSIGFTLKRNL encoded by the exons ATGGACAATCAGATGACCGTCACGTATTGCCCCAATGATGGCAAG TACTTGGCCCAAACTTCACCATACCCCATAGAGAGTTCGTCTCTGCTACCCTCTGACATAACGTGGGTGCAACAGATGACTAATGGGGCTGCGGTTTACGTTCCCGTCTATACAG TCAATGAAAGTCATCAACAGATTTACCAGTACTACCCTCAACCTGGCTACGGACCATACGAATACAGGCCCGGAGCCCACATCTGCCAACCAAGGCCGTTCATCCAATACCAAGCCACTTACCACCAACTGCCGGTAGCATGTCCAATGCTCGGACATAATGCTACGTTTATGACGGAACAAAGCGTAGAAAGATCTAAATTAGTCGGGAAAGTTCGGAATTCTTTTTCGACCACCAGCTCCAGCGACGAATGTAAACAAACGCGAAAGGTAATCACTCATGAG caggAAAGTCCCAAAGTCTATCAAATTCCGAAGAGAGAAACGAGGTGTGATAGCGCCGACAGCGGAATTTCTGATTCTCCTTCATCCCTGAGATCTTCGGGATCTTGGAGTAGCGACGACTCTAATCTCGATTCCGATTCGTCCGAACAGATAAAAGCGGAACAAAACCGAATTTTATCGACCAATAATGAATCGTCCGATTGTGATATGAAAACAGATCcctttgtgacgtcaacagAAGACAAG GAAAACTACGACCACTGCTGGACTGTTGTAGACGATGACAAGTACTGGGCACAACAACGTCACAGAATCCCTGACAATTTCACCCTGAACGCTATTGCCAAACAGGTTGACTACTACCTCTCAGACGACTACCTCGTGAAAGATAAATACCTATTACGTCAAATCCGGTGTAAGAAGGATGGCTACATCAGTATCAAattgattacgtcatttaAGAAAGTAAAAAAGCTCACTAGAGACTGGGCAGTGGTTCGCAGCGCCATCGTGCGGAAGTCAAGCACCATTTTTGTCAGTTCGGAAGGTCTACGTGTAAGACGCAAAACAAACTTGTCAGAATATCTGCGTAAACCAAGACTTCTCACAAGCGTACTG gtCATCCGATTACCTGACGAGTATAATTCTGTTGATcgtgtgacgtcattgttcAATAACTTTGGTGAGATTGAGTACGTCAGACTGTTGCGGGCAGACAGAGAAGTTCCCGCCGATTTGCGGAACTATGCAACACAAGTGCATGATATTG GTGTAAGTCTTTGTGCAATCATTGACTTCGAATCAGCAGAAGACGCGTTGACCGCCGTTCGAGTTCTAAAGTTCTTTCAAAGGCAAACCGGTAGTTCGATGGACGGAGAACGTCAAGAGGaaggtgtgacgtcacaagacGAACCATCTTTGGCTACGATAAAATTTAAGGAAATTTTAAAAG ACCTTCCAGCTCTGCAAGACATGAGACTCGCACTACTAGGACCTCGTGTGCGTCGGACACTCTACAGACAAGATCGTTTAGGAGGAGATCAAAGTCAAAACCCATCTTCCTTCAAACCACCAAGAAGCTTTCTAGCAAGTGACTTAGAGCTGAAACACAAGGCTAACCTCGGCAGAGAAGACAGTGTCACCGATACAGCTTTTGACTTCTCAAGAAAACCGAAAATAGAACCCCGTCATCTGTCCAACTATTGTTACATAACAAAGCACAATTCCCTTTCACACAATTTTTCTTGTCGCAGAAGTGCGGTCAAGGGGACATCATACAAAGTCATACCAAATCAGTGTTACGTAATAAGGCAACCTAGAGGACCCGATCAAAGCATCGGTTTTACCTTGAAAAGAAATCTGTAA
- the LOC143462845 gene encoding uncharacterized protein LOC143462845 isoform X2 gives MDNQMTVTYCPNDGKYLAQTSPYPIESSSLLPSDITWVQQMTNGAAVYVPVYTVNESHQQIYQYYPQPGYGPYEYRPGAHICQPRPFIQYQATYHQLPVACPMLGHNATFMTEQSVERSKLVGKVRNSFSTTSSSDECKQTRKESPKVYQIPKRETRCDSADSGISDSPSSLRSSGSWSSDDSNLDSDSSEQIKAEQNRILSTNNESSDCDMKTDPFVTSTEDKENYDHCWTVVDDDKYWAQQRHRIPDNFTLNAIAKQVDYYLSDDYLVKDKYLLRQIRCKKDGYISIKLITSFKKVKKLTRDWAVVRSAIVRKSSTIFVSSEGLRVRRKTNLSEYLRKPRLLTSVLVIRLPDEYNSVDRVTSLFNNFGEIEYVRLLRADREVPADLRNYATQVHDIGVSLCAIIDFESAEDALTAVRVLKFFQRQTGSSMDGERQEEGVTSQDEPSLATIKFKEILKDLPALQDMRLALLGPRVRRTLYRQDRLGGDQSQNPSSFKPPRSFLASDLELKHKANLGREDSVTDTAFDFSRKPKIEPRHLSNYCYITKHNSLSHNFSCRRSAVKGTSYKVIPNQCYVIRQPRGPDQSIGFTLKRNL, from the exons ATGGACAATCAGATGACCGTCACGTATTGCCCCAATGATGGCAAG TACTTGGCCCAAACTTCACCATACCCCATAGAGAGTTCGTCTCTGCTACCCTCTGACATAACGTGGGTGCAACAGATGACTAATGGGGCTGCGGTTTACGTTCCCGTCTATACAG TCAATGAAAGTCATCAACAGATTTACCAGTACTACCCTCAACCTGGCTACGGACCATACGAATACAGGCCCGGAGCCCACATCTGCCAACCAAGGCCGTTCATCCAATACCAAGCCACTTACCACCAACTGCCGGTAGCATGTCCAATGCTCGGACATAATGCTACGTTTATGACGGAACAAAGCGTAGAAAGATCTAAATTAGTCGGGAAAGTTCGGAATTCTTTTTCGACCACCAGCTCCAGCGACGAATGTAAACAAACGCGAAAG gAAAGTCCCAAAGTCTATCAAATTCCGAAGAGAGAAACGAGGTGTGATAGCGCCGACAGCGGAATTTCTGATTCTCCTTCATCCCTGAGATCTTCGGGATCTTGGAGTAGCGACGACTCTAATCTCGATTCCGATTCGTCCGAACAGATAAAAGCGGAACAAAACCGAATTTTATCGACCAATAATGAATCGTCCGATTGTGATATGAAAACAGATCcctttgtgacgtcaacagAAGACAAG GAAAACTACGACCACTGCTGGACTGTTGTAGACGATGACAAGTACTGGGCACAACAACGTCACAGAATCCCTGACAATTTCACCCTGAACGCTATTGCCAAACAGGTTGACTACTACCTCTCAGACGACTACCTCGTGAAAGATAAATACCTATTACGTCAAATCCGGTGTAAGAAGGATGGCTACATCAGTATCAAattgattacgtcatttaAGAAAGTAAAAAAGCTCACTAGAGACTGGGCAGTGGTTCGCAGCGCCATCGTGCGGAAGTCAAGCACCATTTTTGTCAGTTCGGAAGGTCTACGTGTAAGACGCAAAACAAACTTGTCAGAATATCTGCGTAAACCAAGACTTCTCACAAGCGTACTG gtCATCCGATTACCTGACGAGTATAATTCTGTTGATcgtgtgacgtcattgttcAATAACTTTGGTGAGATTGAGTACGTCAGACTGTTGCGGGCAGACAGAGAAGTTCCCGCCGATTTGCGGAACTATGCAACACAAGTGCATGATATTG GTGTAAGTCTTTGTGCAATCATTGACTTCGAATCAGCAGAAGACGCGTTGACCGCCGTTCGAGTTCTAAAGTTCTTTCAAAGGCAAACCGGTAGTTCGATGGACGGAGAACGTCAAGAGGaaggtgtgacgtcacaagacGAACCATCTTTGGCTACGATAAAATTTAAGGAAATTTTAAAAG ACCTTCCAGCTCTGCAAGACATGAGACTCGCACTACTAGGACCTCGTGTGCGTCGGACACTCTACAGACAAGATCGTTTAGGAGGAGATCAAAGTCAAAACCCATCTTCCTTCAAACCACCAAGAAGCTTTCTAGCAAGTGACTTAGAGCTGAAACACAAGGCTAACCTCGGCAGAGAAGACAGTGTCACCGATACAGCTTTTGACTTCTCAAGAAAACCGAAAATAGAACCCCGTCATCTGTCCAACTATTGTTACATAACAAAGCACAATTCCCTTTCACACAATTTTTCTTGTCGCAGAAGTGCGGTCAAGGGGACATCATACAAAGTCATACCAAATCAGTGTTACGTAATAAGGCAACCTAGAGGACCCGATCAAAGCATCGGTTTTACCTTGAAAAGAAATCTGTAA
- the LOC143462846 gene encoding uncharacterized protein LOC143462846 isoform X1, whose protein sequence is MTLVTSLCKVFGKVMKKIPLKIKLASFTSEKRKVRDRTKRYETSAGDWQKVSTAWNRVQYRPNSSDLQETNSTKNERKTAKDEDDLWRQRRKTIKDLIKGGHISIAEQCKSRKLPGYGGFVPREPVESNFDPYSREIFRSSTNRAYRPFPHDVMHDSLTMSNHCRAPLSRLVTLAHPCNPFKGRPSNTYNYVKPIYH, encoded by the exons ATGACATTAGTCACAAGTTTGTGCAAGGTTTTTGGAAAagtaatgaaaaaaataccTTTAAAAATTAAGTTAGCTTCATTCACAAGTGAGAAAAGGAAG GTCAGAGATCGCACTAAAAGATACGAAACGAGCGCTGGAGATTGGCAAAAAGTTTCCACCGCTTGGAATCGAGTTCAGTATCGACCTAATTCAAGCGACCTCCAGGaaacaaattcaacaaaaaatgaa CGGAAGACAGCTAAGGACGAGGATGATTTATGGCGTCAAAGAAGGAAAACAATCAAAGATTTAATAAAAGGAGGTCACATTTCTATAGCAGAGCA GTGCAAGAGCCGAAAGTTACCCGGATACGGCGGTTTCGTTCCTAGGGAGCCGGTGGAGAGTAATTTCGACCCTTACTCGAGGGAAATATTCCGCAGCTCAACAAACAGAGCCTACAG gcCTTTTCCACATGACGTCATGCACGACTCCTTAACGATGAGCAACCACTGCAGGGCGCCCTTGTCGCGATTGGTGACGCTTGCTCACCCTTGCAATCCATTCAAGGGAAGACCCAGTAACACGTACAACTACGTTAAACCTATCTACCACTGA
- the LOC143462846 gene encoding uncharacterized protein LOC143462846 isoform X2 — protein sequence MVRDRTKRYETSAGDWQKVSTAWNRVQYRPNSSDLQETNSTKNERKTAKDEDDLWRQRRKTIKDLIKGGHISIAEQCKSRKLPGYGGFVPREPVESNFDPYSREIFRSSTNRAYRPFPHDVMHDSLTMSNHCRAPLSRLVTLAHPCNPFKGRPSNTYNYVKPIYH from the exons ATG GTCAGAGATCGCACTAAAAGATACGAAACGAGCGCTGGAGATTGGCAAAAAGTTTCCACCGCTTGGAATCGAGTTCAGTATCGACCTAATTCAAGCGACCTCCAGGaaacaaattcaacaaaaaatgaa CGGAAGACAGCTAAGGACGAGGATGATTTATGGCGTCAAAGAAGGAAAACAATCAAAGATTTAATAAAAGGAGGTCACATTTCTATAGCAGAGCA GTGCAAGAGCCGAAAGTTACCCGGATACGGCGGTTTCGTTCCTAGGGAGCCGGTGGAGAGTAATTTCGACCCTTACTCGAGGGAAATATTCCGCAGCTCAACAAACAGAGCCTACAG gcCTTTTCCACATGACGTCATGCACGACTCCTTAACGATGAGCAACCACTGCAGGGCGCCCTTGTCGCGATTGGTGACGCTTGCTCACCCTTGCAATCCATTCAAGGGAAGACCCAGTAACACGTACAACTACGTTAAACCTATCTACCACTGA